The Pedobacter roseus genome contains a region encoding:
- the der gene encoding ribosome biogenesis GTPase Der: MSNIIAIVGRPNVGKSTLFNRLTESRKAIVDDVSGVTRDRHYGVGEWTDRQFTVIDTGGYVANSEDVYEAAIREQVMIAIEEASVLIFMVDVTTGITDLDDDIAQVLRRSKKPVYVTANKVDNTALYNEIHTFYGFGLGEVYPLSSMTGSGTGELLDEIVKNFEDIPEEENQLPKITIAGRPNVGKSSLVNALIGKERNIVTANAGTTRDSIKIHYNQFGHEFMLIDTAGLRKKTKVKENLEFYSVMRTIKALEEADVVVLMIDAVEGIESQDINIFHLAEKNKKGIVILVNKWDLIEKNTQTMKAFEEQIHERIRPFTDVPIVFTSVLNKQRIFKAIEAALEVYKNRSKKIPTSKLNDVMLPLIEKFPPPALKGKFIKIKYITQINATSPMFAFFCNLPQYIKDPYKRFIENKLRENFDFSGAPIQIYFRQK, translated from the coding sequence ATGAGTAATATTATAGCCATCGTAGGCAGGCCAAACGTAGGCAAGAGTACCCTTTTTAATAGATTAACCGAAAGCCGTAAGGCCATTGTAGATGATGTAAGCGGTGTAACCCGCGACAGGCACTATGGTGTAGGCGAGTGGACTGACAGACAATTTACAGTAATCGATACCGGTGGTTATGTGGCCAATTCGGAAGACGTTTATGAAGCTGCCATCCGTGAGCAGGTAATGATTGCCATCGAAGAAGCCAGTGTATTGATCTTTATGGTTGATGTAACTACAGGTATTACCGATCTGGATGATGATATTGCACAAGTACTGCGTAGAAGTAAAAAGCCTGTTTATGTAACTGCAAATAAGGTAGATAATACCGCTTTATATAACGAAATCCATACCTTTTATGGCTTCGGCTTAGGTGAGGTTTATCCATTATCGTCAATGACGGGTTCTGGAACGGGAGAGTTATTGGATGAAATTGTTAAAAATTTCGAAGATATTCCTGAAGAAGAAAACCAGTTGCCAAAAATTACCATTGCGGGTCGCCCAAATGTGGGTAAATCTTCTTTGGTTAATGCTTTAATTGGTAAAGAGCGTAATATCGTTACTGCAAACGCAGGTACCACCCGCGATTCAATTAAAATCCATTATAACCAGTTTGGTCACGAATTTATGTTGATCGATACTGCAGGATTACGTAAAAAAACCAAGGTTAAAGAAAACTTAGAGTTTTATTCAGTTATGCGTACCATCAAAGCTTTAGAAGAAGCTGATGTGGTGGTATTAATGATCGATGCCGTAGAAGGGATCGAAAGTCAGGATATCAATATATTCCATTTAGCTGAGAAGAATAAAAAGGGTATCGTTATTTTAGTTAACAAATGGGATCTGATCGAAAAGAATACCCAAACGATGAAAGCTTTCGAAGAACAGATTCACGAACGTATCCGTCCTTTTACCGATGTGCCGATTGTATTTACTTCGGTATTAAACAAGCAGCGTATTTTCAAAGCAATTGAAGCGGCTTTAGAGGTTTACAAAAACCGTAGCAAGAAAATACCTACATCTAAATTAAATGATGTAATGTTGCCATTGATCGAGAAATTCCCACCTCCGGCACTAAAAGGAAAGTTCATTAAAATTAAATATATCACTCAAATCAATGCGACTTCGCCAATGTTTGCTTTTTTCTGCAACCTGCCGCAGTACATTAAAGATCCGTATAAACGTTTCATCGAGAATAAACTGAGAGAGAACTTCGATTTTTCTGGTGCACCTATCCAGATTTACTTCAGACAGAAATAG
- the era gene encoding GTPase Era, which produces MAHKAGFVSIIGKPNVGKSTLMNVLVGERLSIITPKAQTTRHRILGIVNEEEYQIVFSDTPGIIKPKYSLQESMMSFVNGSLTDADVLLFVTDINEEHDEEDVLEKILNRDIPTIVLINKIDQAKQEKVEEKIAYWQEKLNPVAIYAISALHKHNVDGLLERVLEMLPEHPPYYDKEDLTDRSERFFVSEIIREKIFLNYQKEIPYSTEVIVKSFKEEEMKNGKGAMIRITAEIIVERDSQKNILIGTGGSMLKKVGTEARLEIEKFLDSKVFLEMFVKVIPDWRSKKNYLKSFGYDN; this is translated from the coding sequence ATGGCGCATAAAGCAGGTTTTGTAAGTATAATAGGTAAACCAAATGTAGGTAAATCCACCCTCATGAATGTGCTTGTAGGCGAGCGGCTTAGCATTATCACTCCTAAGGCACAAACCACAAGACACCGCATTTTAGGGATTGTAAATGAAGAAGAATATCAGATCGTTTTTTCTGATACCCCAGGTATAATTAAGCCAAAATATAGTTTACAAGAGAGTATGATGAGCTTTGTTAACGGATCTTTAACTGATGCAGATGTACTTTTGTTTGTAACCGATATTAACGAAGAGCACGATGAAGAAGATGTTCTGGAGAAAATCCTGAACCGCGATATCCCAACAATTGTACTCATCAATAAAATTGATCAGGCGAAGCAGGAAAAGGTTGAAGAGAAGATTGCTTACTGGCAGGAAAAGCTAAATCCGGTTGCGATTTATGCAATTTCGGCTTTACATAAACACAATGTAGACGGATTATTGGAGCGCGTGCTCGAAATGTTGCCAGAGCATCCGCCATATTACGATAAAGAAGATTTAACAGACCGCTCTGAGCGTTTCTTCGTTTCTGAGATTATCCGCGAAAAAATCTTCCTCAATTACCAAAAGGAAATCCCTTACAGCACCGAAGTGATTGTAAAGAGTTTTAAAGAAGAGGAAATGAAAAATGGTAAGGGGGCAATGATCAGGATTACGGCAGAAATTATCGTAGAACGTGATTCGCAAAAGAACATTTTAATCGGTACAGGTGGCAGCATGTTAAAAAAGGTGGGTACCGAAGCGCGTTTGGAGATTGAGAAATTTTTGGATAGCAAGGTTTTCCTTGAAATGTTTGTAAAAGTAATTCCGGATTGGAGAAGCAAAAAGAATTACCTGAAAAGCTTTGGTTACGATAATTAA
- a CDS encoding TlpA family protein disulfide reductase produces the protein MKKSLTLLLLLIGTLAFAQESNNGKKLWAKSILNEKAPELVVEKWLSKQPDTRGKFVLIDFWATWCGPCRAYIPTLNDLQKKYADKLVIIGVSDEAEEKVAAFDNPKINYFEAIDTKGTVKDQIEVKGIPHAILIDPKGMVRWEGFPLLQGNQLTEEVIRGLLDKYKN, from the coding sequence ATGAAAAAAAGTCTGACGCTTCTTTTGCTTTTGATTGGTACACTGGCTTTCGCCCAGGAATCGAACAATGGTAAAAAATTGTGGGCAAAATCCATCCTGAACGAAAAGGCGCCAGAACTGGTGGTCGAAAAATGGCTTTCGAAACAACCCGATACCAGAGGGAAATTTGTGCTGATCGATTTTTGGGCAACCTGGTGCGGCCCGTGCAGGGCATATATCCCTACCTTAAACGACCTGCAGAAAAAATATGCAGATAAACTGGTAATTATTGGTGTATCTGATGAGGCAGAAGAAAAAGTAGCTGCTTTTGATAACCCAAAAATCAATTATTTTGAAGCCATTGATACCAAAGGGACAGTGAAAGATCAGATTGAGGTTAAAGGTATTCCGCATGCCATTCTTATCGATCCGAAAGGGATGGTTAGGTGGGAAGGCTTTCCCTTATTGCAGGGAAATCAATTGACCGAAGAAGTAATAAGAGGACTTTTAGATAAGTATAAAAATTAA
- a CDS encoding GNAT family N-acetyltransferase: protein MIETERLILKPLTHNQLLKYIKDDHSLEQEFDLLPTRKNISPSLHDALEQTILPNVFDKDKDYLYHTLWTIISKPDHRMVGDICFVGEPDPNGEIEIGYGTYEEFRGRGFMTEAVGRIIEWAKEQPKVKSIFAATTKDNVASYSILEKNNFIHIGEVDDMLSWKIELK, encoded by the coding sequence ATGATAGAAACTGAGCGCCTCATTTTAAAACCTTTAACACACAATCAGCTCTTAAAATATATTAAAGACGATCATTCGCTCGAACAGGAATTTGATCTTTTGCCCACCAGGAAAAATATCTCTCCTTCCCTGCACGACGCCTTGGAGCAGACCATTCTGCCCAATGTCTTTGACAAGGATAAAGATTACCTCTACCATACTTTGTGGACCATTATATCAAAACCTGATCATAGGATGGTAGGCGATATCTGCTTTGTAGGCGAACCAGATCCAAATGGTGAAATTGAAATTGGTTATGGTACTTATGAAGAATTTCGAGGTCGGGGATTTATGACAGAGGCTGTTGGCAGAATAATCGAATGGGCAAAGGAACAACCAAAAGTTAAATCAATTTTTGCTGCAACCACGAAGGATAACGTGGCTTCTTATTCTATTTTAGAAAAAAATAACTTTATCCATATCGGCGAAGTGGATGATATGTTGAGCTGGAAGATTGAACTGAAATAA
- a CDS encoding GNAT family N-acetyltransferase, protein MQLQVQNSLPTDIDTIFEFYDMAIAHQKKVFNKHWQGFSREMVQTEIDENRQYKILVDGVVACVFAVTFNDQLIWGERDHEAIYIHRIVTHPKFRGYSFVKEIIKWAKVFAADNGIKFIRMDTWADNEKLLEYYTACGFDYVGVVTMDKTEGLPKHYEGISLSLFEIVL, encoded by the coding sequence ATGCAATTACAAGTACAAAACAGCCTGCCAACAGATATTGATACCATTTTCGAATTTTACGATATGGCCATTGCTCATCAAAAGAAAGTTTTTAATAAACACTGGCAAGGCTTTAGCAGAGAAATGGTACAAACCGAAATTGATGAAAACCGTCAATATAAAATTTTGGTAGATGGTGTTGTTGCCTGTGTTTTTGCGGTTACGTTTAACGATCAGTTAATATGGGGCGAACGGGATCACGAAGCGATTTACATCCATAGGATTGTAACCCATCCCAAATTCAGGGGCTATTCTTTTGTAAAGGAAATTATTAAATGGGCTAAAGTTTTTGCTGCAGACAACGGGATTAAATTTATCAGAATGGATACCTGGGCTGATAATGAAAAACTGCTCGAATATTATACCGCATGTGGTTTTGATTATGTTGGTGTGGTAACTATGGATAAAACCGAAGGATTGCCAAAACACTATGAAGGAATTAGCCTAAGTTTGTTTGAGATTGTATTGTAA